The following proteins are co-located in the Apium graveolens cultivar Ventura chromosome 5, ASM990537v1, whole genome shotgun sequence genome:
- the LOC141661564 gene encoding phloretin 4'-O-glucosyltransferase-like: protein MESKHFLLISLAAQSHINPTLQLAKILVRHGAKVTFATTSSGLSRLNNLPTLPGLSYASFSDNKSQDPTKKVDADNYFITLRRVGPQNVTELLHQLSDDGSPVTFIVYTVLLPWVAEVAREMDIPSAFLFIQCAIAFTIFHRFFNSHDGLHADNDDFGLDASIKLPKLSLFTSHDIPSFLVPGNDMHASLAPLFREHIQTLEKDPNPCVLINTFDALENDFIHSFPSSIKFFPIGPLLPSAISDKHDSNDKSFGGHMFQSPKQDYLSWLDSKPDRSVIYVSFGSLVVLKETQKEEILQGLKETGRPFLWVIREIKDEELSCVREKSCISEEMAMIVPWCSQVEVLSHRATGCFVTHCGWNSTLESITSGVPMVGCPSFSEQKTNVKIIDELWRNGVRVKENEQGAFVREEIRRCVDIVMGEEEQGNEIKGNANKWKSLAIEALKEGGSSHNNLLDFLQM, encoded by the coding sequence ATGGAGAGTAAAcatttcttgcttatttctctAGCAGCTCAGAGCCACATCAACCCTACTCTACAGCTCGCCAAGATCCTGGTGCGCCATGGTGCTAAAGTCACTTTTGCCACCACTTCCTCCGGTCTCAGTCGTCTCAACAACCTTCCTACACTTCCTGGCTTATCCTACGCCTCTTTCTCTGATAATAAATCTCAAGACCCCACTAAAAAGGTAGATGCCGACAACTACTTCATTACCTTAAGGCGCGTGGGCCCGCAAAATGTCACGGAACTTCTCCACCAGCTATCTGATGACGGTTCTCCGGTGACTTTTATAGTGTACACAGTGCTGTTACCATGGGTTGCAGAGGTGGCGCGTGAAATGGACATCCCTTCCGCTTTTCTTTTTATTCAGTGTGCTATTGCATTCACAATCTTCCATCGCTTCTTCAATAGCCATGATGGTCTCCATGCAGATAATGATGATTTTGGACTTGATGCTTCGATAAAATTACCAAAATTGTCCTTGTTCACCAGCCATGACATTCCTTCTTTCCTTGTACCTGGCAATGACATGCATGCCTCCCTGGCCCCTCTATTCAGAGAGCACATACAGACTCTAGAAAAAGATCCTAATCCATGTGTCCTCATCAACACTTTCGATGCACTAGAAAATGATTTTATACATTCCTTTCCTAGTAGTATCAAATTCTTCCCAATAGGACCCTTGCTTCCATCTGCAATTTCAGATAAACATGACTCCAATGACAAGTCATTTGGTGGCCACATGTTTCAGTCCCCTAAACAGGATTATCTAAGCTGGCTCGACTCCAAACCAGACAGGTCGGTGATTTATGTGTCATTTGGAAGCTTAGTGGTGTTAAAAGAGACCCAAAAAGAAGAGATTTTGCAAGGTTTAAAGGAAACTGGGAGGCCTTTTTTGTGGGTTATACGTGAGATTAAGGATGAAGAACTAAGTTGTGTAAGAGAGAAGAGTTGTATTAGTGAAGAAATGGCAATGATAGTACCATGGTGTTCACAAGTGGAGGTCCTTAGCCACCGTGCCACGGGATGTTTCGTGACACACTGTGGGTGGAATTCGACACTGGAGAGCATCACCAGTGGCGTGCCTATGGTGGGGTGTCCAAGCTTCTCAGAGCAGAAGACAAATGTGAAGATTATAGATGAGTTATGGAGGAATGGAGTAAGGGTAAAAGAGAATGAACAAGGAGCGTTTGTGAGGGAGGAGATCAGGAGGTGTGTGGATATTGTGATGGGAGAAGAAGAGCAAGGAAATGAAATAAAAGGCAATGCTAACAAGTGGAAAAGTTTGGCAATTGAAGCTTTGAAGGAGGGTGGTTCTTCACATAACAATCTTTTAGATTTTCTACAAATGTAA